From a region of the Dictyostelium discoideum AX4 chromosome 2 chromosome, whole genome shotgun sequence genome:
- a CDS encoding Ras GTPase domain-containing protein, with amino-acid sequence MKKLFDIISPSKNIQQQSASGKESSSSSSSSSSPSPSKNRSCFNGIGINSKINNINIQEDSISNGNNNEKYPQIERDNIIKIVLLGGYQVGKSSIIRRYLQGCFTTSYIPTIGIDLSTLLLKRKQSQQQQQQQQQQQQQQQQQQQQQQPSPQSSQQPPPQQQQQQQQQQQQQQQQTPQRNKNENYDENDYLSDYSDSESKDDSSLNQYLTQSPNQYIVQFWDVAYAEIKGKHFSSILSGASAIIMVYDSVNASSILAIDEWKTILNTSPFIQINNGNNNNNNNNNNNNNSNNNSNNNNSNNNSFNSNNYKKIPLALFANKSDIGEPVISPTDLDYYCNACGYSIWRFTSCKKDLNIISGIDSLISLVIENKNQELSDIRNRLLNEKKEKRKLIYQLKKNVNLNTSVKYTRSINKSSSGNKNQDNNNVDDIDIVKNLTKELVLSQSCPNISNYGKDVNNDDDDDNNNTIENNENENNENVKKQQEKEKEQKEKEKEKLQQFKHQSEIEKVNELLEMTNEHYSKFQKSLEEIMSKSNGTTRYNDLVQLEKQRSNEYVKICNNLKKLIQPSAFRQHHHHHHHHHHHKPSQKITSDLLSKILDENILKWNTLISNLQLEISLKLNNQNNVYQSNNNNNNNVKQNNKVAQSYNAVSLLIKDDQEYRYNNNNNNNNNGGRKNSFSNSSNNINNNNNNINNNNNNNNNNNNNNNNNNNNNNNNNNNNSSINNSIKLNINNNPKYKMGFGFKHGGKNLSSNFSINDHSIDTDNPSMTSSSITSNSSMNSFSSSPSSSPPNDDINDNRHTNNINRVATNGDGNVDGGGGDNIGDNDSSSLNSSSYQNHHNHHNHHRHNFNNDSNNNSYSPSTSHNGIGGDDFLLPSPSLLPSSYNLTVTVLPDLKYK; translated from the exons atgaaAAAATTGTTTGATATTATTTCTCCGAGTAAAAatatacaacaacaatctgcAAGTGGTAAAgaatcgtcatcatcatcatcatcatcttcatcaccatcaccatcaaaaaaTAGATCTTGTTTTAATGGAATTG gtataaatagtaaaattaataatattaatatccaAGAAGATTCTATTAgcaatggaaataataatgagaAATACCCACAAATTGAAAgagataatattattaaaatagttttattagGTGGATATCAAGTTGGTAAATCATCAATAATAAGGAGATATCTTCAAGGTTGTTTCACAACATCTTACATACCAACTATTGGTATAGATTTgtcaactttattattaaaaagaaagcaatcacaacaacaacaacaacaacaacaacaacaacaacaacaacaacaacaacaacaacaacaacaacaaccatcacCACAATCATCACagcaaccaccaccacaacaacaacaacagcaacagcaacaacaacaacaacaacaacaacaaacacctCAAcgtaataaaaatgaaaattatgatGAGAATGATTATTTAAGTGATTATTCAGATTCAGAATCAAAAGAtgattcatcattaaatcaatatttaacgCAATCACCAAATCAATATATAGTACAATTTTGGGATGTTGCCTATGCAGAGATTAAAGGTAAACATTTCTCTAGTATTTTAAGTGGTGCTTCTGCAATCATTATGGTTTATGATTCTGTTAATGCAAGTTCAATTTTAGCAATTGATGAATggaaaacaattttaaatacttcaccatttattcaaattaataatggtaataataacaataataataataataataataataataatagtaataataatagtaataataataatagtaataataatagttttaatagtaataattataaaaaaataccatTGGCATTATTTGCAAATAAAAGTGATATTGGTGAACCAGTTATAAGTCCAACAGATTTAgattattattgtaatgCATGTGGTTATAGTATTTGGAGATTTACTTCATGTAAAAaggatttaaatattatatcaGGTATTGATTCATTGATTTCATTAGTTATTGAAAATAAGAATCAAGAACTCTCTGATATTAGGAAtagattattaaatgaaaaaaaagaaaaaagaaaattaatttatcaattaaagaaaaatgtaaatttaaatacaagTGTAAAATATACAAGAAGTATTAATAaaagtagtagtggtaataaaaatcaagataataataatgttgatgatattgatatagttaaaaatttaacaaaagaATTAGTTTTATCACAATCTTGtccaaatatttcaaattatgGTAAAGAtgttaataatgatgatgatgatgataataataatactattgaaaataatgaaaatgaaaataatgaaaatgtaaaaaaacaacaagaaaaagaaaaagaacaaaaagaaaaagaaaaagaaaaattacaacaatttAAACATCAaagtgaaattgaaaaagtaaatgaattattagagATGACAAATGAACATTATTCAAAGTTTCAAAAATCTTTGGAAGAGATTATGTCAAAATCAAATGGTACAACTAGATATAATGATTTAGTTCAGTTGGAGAAACAAAGAAGTAATGAATACGTAAAAAtatgtaataatttaaagaaattaattcaacCAAGTGCATTTAgacaacatcatcaccatcaccaccaccatcatcatcataaacCTTCCCAAAAAATAACATCAGATCTACTTTCAAAGATCTTggatgaaaatattttaaaatggaATACTTTAATCTCTAATCTTCAATTGgaaatatctttaaaattaaataatcaaaataatgtATATCAgtcaaataataacaacaataataatgtaaaacaaaataataaagtagCACAATCCTATAATGCTGTTAgtcttttaattaaagatgatCAAGAATAtagatataataataataataataataataacaatggtgGTAGAAAAAATAGCTTCAGCAACAGCagcaataatattaataataataataataatattaataataataataataataataataataataataataataataataataataataataataataataataataataataataatagtagtataaataatagtataaaattaaatataaataataatccaaagtATAAGATGGGTTTTGGATTTAAACATGGTGGAAAGaatttatcatcaaatttttcaattaatgatcATAGTATTGATACTGATAATCCTTCAATGACAAGTTCTTCAATTACTAGTAATTCCTCAATGAATAGTTTTTCATCCTCTCCAAGTAGTTCTCCACCAAATGATGATATCAATGATAATAGACatacaaataatatcaatagaGTAGCTACAAATGGTGATGGTAatgttgatggtggtggtggtgataatattggtgataatgatTCAAGCTCTTTAAATAGTAGCAGTTATCAAAAccatcataatcatcataatcatcaccgacacaattttaataatgatagtaataataacagttaTTCCCCATCAACTAGTCATAATGGAATTGGAGGTGATGATTTCCTCTTACCATCCCCTTCTCTATTACCCTCCTCTTATAATTTAACTGTAACTGTTTTACCTGAtcttaaatataaataa